The DNA sequence ctatatttaaatattatttaaaacagGATTCATGATAGTTTCAGCTGAACTGAGACCGTCGACAAGTAATAATTCACTTgctacattaaaaaagaaaagaaaaaagaaactacTATTTCGGAGCAAACGATAAAATACATACAATGACGCTCATTGCTTCATTTGCCGATGAATGGATGCTACACATAGCCTATAAGGCAATATAGGTAAATGCTAATTTCACCACGGCCTCCAGGGGGCGCTACAAAATGCACCTTCAGGTAATCATAACGTCATCAAATAATGTAATATCACACAATGATCCACTATTAAAACCGGACTGTAGCTTatagttgttctttttttttataaacctgGTCACAAGTTCATAAAGtagttgttgctgtttttcgcCTGATTGCTACAAATGCATCTTATGGCTTTTTAAAGGAGGCAGCACCATTGACTGACTATCACCACTTGAGTCATTTTTGAACTTTttcaaaagcaaagaaaaaaattgttggatCAACAAGAAGTGTCCAGTTGCTTCTATTCAACCTTTGAATTGACGTGAATACAATAAAGTATACTTAAGGCGGTACAACTATGTGTTGAGTAAATTCCACCTCGTTGCTTTCCATTTGGTGAATTATTTGACTTCAAAAGTAATGATTAACCGCACATTTGTAAAACGATTGAAGGCTTCCACACCCGATTTAGTTTGACCAGCAGATAACAAACACGCGCATACGTTTGGTAAGAGCGGAcatatttcttttctttctttgcttcCTGTGTAGTAATGCAGCGCAACCTGCTTGAGCACCGGTTGAGGCGTGTCGCATGCGTCGTTTACCGTCGTCTGTTGTTGATGAACACAATCATGTCTAATaatatcacaataataataataatgacgtgTCTCGAGCGCAGATCGAGGCGATCGCGTCAACGGCCCAATTTGGAGATCTGATCGAGTTCTCGTACCCCATCGGCTACTCGCACTGGGGCGTGTACGACAAGGACGGTCATGTGATCCACTTTGCTGTGGCGGGTAAGCAATTCAAGAGTTCCCGGGGGTGTCTTGAAAACATGTCTAGAACTACCCATTGAAAAAATATGACGAAAATACTCGTTGGTGGCAGTAAACGTTcggattccattttttttttgttctcttaaGACGTTTTCTGTGTATTTGCGCAGATGAGGGCCACATGATGAACAACATCCGCACCTCCCTCCAATCCATGTTCCCCATCTGCGGCGACCTGCTGCTGGGCGCCACCCGCATCCGCCGGGTGCCGCTGGGCGAGGTCACCGTCCCCAGCGGCGTCCACATCCTCAGGAGCAACAACCGCCACGCTTTCAAGCCGTCCTCGGTGGAGG is a window from the Vanacampus margaritifer isolate UIUO_Vmar chromosome 19, RoL_Vmar_1.0, whole genome shotgun sequence genome containing:
- the LOC144039778 gene encoding phospholipase A and acyltransferase 2-like; the encoded protein is MDLEAQIEAIASTAQFGDLIEFSYPIGYSHWGVYDKDGHVIHFAVADEGHMMNNIRTSLQSMFPICGDLLLGATRIRRVPLGEVTVPSGVHILRSNNRHAFKPSSVEEMRRRRDALEDEELTYNLLWLNCEHFATFVRYGKAVCNQIPTKPKNVENKSATKAFQDIVDSKTTDKDTS